Proteins encoded by one window of Candidatus Sumerlaea chitinivorans:
- a CDS encoding Protease precursor: protein MLMLALGCGIGPNTARAASSGEVIFRVAGSEVTKLDLDHFQRTHRLGSVRRLRMPGAVIVAHTSDISATLASLKADPDVEWATIHRRVELADTLPNDPLFANQWQLRNTGQSGGTPGADIRAPAAWDLTTGSASVILAIIDTGTELTHPDLAGRIWVNAGEIPANGIDDDGNGFVDDVNGWNFYAENNNVGPVLGHGTNVAGLAGAASNNGIGVASPNWNSPLMILSCFAPEGFATEADLAEAIVYACNNGARIINGSWGTPGYSLVLRDAIAYAREKGVFLSIAAGNFHFDTDAHPYYPACFGFDNLLGVSGSTNRDEWIFNYGRATLGLSAPASGVYFARYPSTYGTGSGTSYAAPLVAGVGGLVLAREPLLDPLQLKYRLMGTADLVPGLSERSVSGGRLNAHAALSISDLGPPEPVQDLSADSIGPSGTILRWSAPPDTGGGPAAFYQLKIAPATDATTEALQQAYPVWKRPSQPGTTEWLLIPNLEPGTTYRVALRALDSAGNAAPFAYATFATPAAATVFDDPCDTTASAWIANGFELAGGDAHSGALSWQDSPGVQYTSGTVAMLTGGPFDVRPLVRPRLSFYLQHFFPNRFAEGDRLEVEASPDGGATWQRLRRFRASLSPLRRITLPLDEVPASPNLFIRFRVIADANQFVDDGVYLDDIRISEGANDVPYTEEVMVETVDFFGEVTTAPECHYTGNWAQDPGKSSAPRLEGGAALVVAAGTSEATARFTPFLPTDGIFRVYVTHGYAANATNVTWTVHHDGGSSTFLRNQQSGDAHRWHLLGEFVMRYGRDPARGSVELNAGTASGVQVTADAVRFELVQPFLGPSSVSHWEGYE from the coding sequence TTGTTGATGCTGGCACTCGGTTGTGGCATCGGCCCGAACACGGCGCGCGCGGCAAGCAGCGGGGAGGTCATATTCCGCGTTGCTGGGTCCGAGGTCACCAAACTGGATTTGGACCATTTTCAGCGAACACACCGGCTGGGGTCTGTGCGCCGTCTTCGCATGCCAGGCGCTGTGATCGTCGCGCACACCTCGGACATTTCGGCAACACTTGCATCCCTGAAAGCGGATCCGGACGTGGAGTGGGCGACGATCCATCGGCGCGTGGAACTCGCCGACACCTTGCCCAATGATCCCCTCTTCGCGAACCAGTGGCAGTTGCGCAATACAGGCCAAAGCGGAGGCACGCCGGGCGCAGATATCCGCGCACCCGCAGCATGGGACCTCACCACCGGTAGTGCATCGGTCATCCTCGCAATCATTGATACCGGCACCGAGCTCACACATCCAGACCTCGCGGGACGAATTTGGGTCAACGCCGGCGAAATTCCAGCCAATGGGATCGACGACGACGGGAACGGTTTTGTGGACGACGTCAACGGTTGGAACTTTTATGCGGAAAACAACAATGTCGGCCCGGTCTTGGGACACGGAACCAACGTCGCTGGCTTAGCCGGTGCAGCGAGCAACAACGGCATCGGAGTCGCTTCTCCGAACTGGAACTCGCCGCTCATGATTTTGAGTTGCTTTGCGCCTGAGGGCTTCGCGACCGAGGCAGACCTTGCCGAGGCCATTGTTTACGCCTGCAACAATGGCGCGCGTATCATCAACGGAAGCTGGGGGACGCCGGGTTACTCACTCGTGCTTCGCGATGCCATCGCTTATGCGCGCGAGAAGGGCGTGTTTCTCAGCATTGCCGCCGGCAACTTTCACTTCGACACCGATGCACACCCATACTATCCGGCCTGTTTCGGCTTTGACAATTTGCTCGGGGTGAGTGGCTCGACCAATCGCGATGAATGGATTTTCAATTATGGACGGGCGACCCTCGGGCTTTCGGCACCAGCGTCGGGAGTCTATTTCGCACGCTACCCCAGCACTTACGGGACGGGAAGTGGGACTTCGTACGCAGCACCTTTGGTTGCGGGCGTTGGTGGTCTCGTGCTTGCCCGCGAGCCGCTGCTCGATCCCCTTCAACTGAAATACCGCCTCATGGGAACGGCAGACCTGGTTCCCGGGCTTTCGGAACGTAGCGTTTCAGGCGGCCGGCTGAACGCGCATGCCGCGCTGTCTATTTCCGATCTTGGTCCGCCGGAACCTGTCCAAGACTTATCCGCGGACAGCATCGGCCCAAGCGGAACGATCCTTCGATGGTCGGCACCCCCTGATACGGGCGGGGGGCCTGCAGCTTTCTACCAATTGAAAATTGCGCCGGCGACCGATGCCACCACTGAAGCTCTGCAGCAGGCTTATCCAGTGTGGAAACGCCCATCCCAGCCGGGAACGACGGAGTGGTTGTTGATACCCAACTTAGAGCCCGGTACAACTTACCGCGTGGCGCTCCGCGCACTGGATTCCGCCGGCAACGCAGCCCCATTCGCTTACGCAACCTTTGCGACACCAGCAGCTGCGACCGTTTTCGATGATCCTTGCGACACCACGGCTTCCGCGTGGATCGCAAACGGGTTTGAGCTTGCGGGAGGCGATGCGCACTCCGGCGCTCTCTCATGGCAAGATAGCCCCGGCGTGCAATACACCTCGGGCACCGTGGCCATGCTCACCGGCGGCCCCTTCGACGTGCGTCCGCTCGTTCGCCCCCGGCTAAGCTTCTATCTCCAGCACTTTTTCCCCAATCGTTTCGCAGAGGGAGATCGCTTGGAGGTGGAAGCCTCACCCGATGGAGGCGCGACATGGCAGCGACTCCGGCGGTTTCGCGCTTCGCTGAGCCCGCTGCGTCGGATCACGCTTCCCTTAGACGAAGTCCCAGCGTCCCCCAACCTGTTTATTCGATTCCGTGTGATCGCCGACGCCAACCAGTTTGTGGATGATGGCGTTTATTTGGACGACATCCGGATCTCGGAAGGCGCGAATGATGTTCCGTATACCGAAGAAGTGATGGTGGAAACGGTGGACTTTTTCGGCGAAGTCACGACCGCTCCGGAGTGCCACTATACCGGCAACTGGGCTCAAGATCCCGGCAAGAGTTCGGCGCCCCGCTTGGAAGGGGGAGCGGCGTTGGTGGTGGCAGCAGGAACAAGCGAAGCAACAGCACGGTTCACCCCCTTCTTACCTACGGATGGGATATTTCGCGTCTACGTGACGCATGGCTACGCTGCGAATGCCACGAACGTGACATGGACGGTTCACCATGACGGTGGAAGTTCGACATTCCTTCGCAATCAGCAAAGTGGAGATGCGCATCGTTGGCATCTGCTGGGGGAATTCGTCATGCGCTACGGCCGCGATCCGGCGCGGGGATCGGTCGAGCTGAACGCAGGCACCGCCAGCGGAGTCCAAGTGACCGCGGATGCGGTGCGATTCGAGCTGGTTCAGCCTTTCCTTGGTCCCAGCTCCGTCTCCCACTGGGAAGGCTACGAATAA
- a CDS encoding Cobalt-zinc-cadmium resistance protein CzcD, translating to MNDHCEIRLKSEAERQRFDTRLGISVLLNAFIVIAEVIGGLVSGSLSLLSDALHNLTDVAALLIALVARLLARRRPSLRHTFGFHRLEVIAALFNGATLLVVATLVIREAVVRLIHPTPVEQMTMLVVATVGLVGNLVAVVLLHGHDREDLNVRAAFLHLLQDTVSSVLVVLAALLVKVPGGVYLDPIASIVVILFVVRGTYQLTRRALHILMQGTPPDVAIEELRAELIAQFGLRDVRHIHVWELGSGYHVLTAHVVFNGDNLCAQVAQLPAIREYLRKEWHIEHATLEPEIESPGSVQT from the coding sequence ATGAACGACCACTGTGAAATTCGCCTGAAATCTGAGGCTGAGCGACAGAGATTTGATACGCGCCTCGGGATTTCGGTCCTTCTCAATGCGTTTATTGTCATCGCCGAAGTTATTGGCGGGTTGGTGTCGGGCAGCCTTTCGCTGCTATCCGATGCACTCCACAACCTTACCGACGTGGCGGCGTTGCTGATTGCCCTGGTCGCGCGGCTGCTGGCGCGCCGGCGTCCTTCGCTGCGGCATACATTCGGCTTTCACCGCCTTGAGGTCATTGCCGCACTCTTCAACGGCGCAACGTTGCTTGTCGTCGCAACGTTAGTCATCCGGGAAGCTGTGGTGCGGCTGATTCATCCCACGCCTGTGGAACAGATGACGATGCTGGTCGTCGCGACCGTGGGTCTTGTCGGAAATCTCGTCGCAGTCGTTTTGCTCCACGGCCACGATCGCGAAGACCTCAACGTTCGAGCCGCATTCCTGCATTTGCTGCAGGATACCGTCTCGTCGGTTCTTGTTGTTTTGGCGGCGCTGCTCGTCAAAGTCCCCGGCGGCGTTTATTTGGATCCCATTGCCTCCATCGTTGTGATTTTGTTCGTGGTGCGAGGCACCTACCAATTGACCCGCCGGGCTCTGCACATTCTCATGCAGGGCACGCCCCCTGACGTAGCCATTGAGGAACTTCGTGCCGAGCTTATTGCCCAATTCGGTTTGCGCGACGTTCGCCATATTCATGTGTGGGAGCTCGGCTCGGGATATCACGTTTTGACTGCGCACGTAGTGTTTAATGGCGACAACCTCTGTGCACAGGTCGCCCAACTGCCCGCCATCCGCGAGTATCTGCGCAAGGAATGGCATATCGAGCATGCGACGCTGGAGCCCGAAATTGAGAGTCCGGGCAGCGTGCAAACGTGA
- a CDS encoding Response regulator of zinc sigma-54-dependent two-component system has translation MLEREGHEVARATTPDEGLALLGQQAFDVVLCDLRMPGMSGIEVLDRAKQIRPTTDFVMMTAYAEVATAVESMKKGALDYLIKPFPFDELKLLLKRIEETRHLKEENERLRDVIRQKFSIENIVAVSRAMRDVLERARKVAAANSSVLLHGESGTGKEVLAKAIHLMSSRASGPLIVVNCGAVPESLMESEFFGHVKGSFTGAIETRKGMFESAHGGTIFLDEIGEVPLHLQVKLLRVLQEGEIQRVGDSVPRKVDVRVIAATNRNLEAEVAAGRFRQDLYYRLNVIPIYIPPLRERREDIPPLIEHFLRKYAQGASPKRLSRDAFQLLMRYDYPGNIRELENAIEHAVVLSEGEEIQSADLPIQIQNASQERPLAREALEQWKLEDLEKQAILAALEKTRYNFTRAATHLGITRRTLGYRIKKYGLEEQISEKLKEVRRSRANES, from the coding sequence ATGCTTGAAAGGGAAGGCCACGAAGTGGCGCGAGCAACCACGCCCGACGAGGGACTGGCGCTGCTGGGTCAACAAGCCTTCGACGTCGTACTGTGCGATTTGCGCATGCCGGGGATGAGCGGGATCGAAGTGCTCGACCGTGCGAAGCAAATACGCCCCACAACCGACTTTGTCATGATGACAGCATACGCAGAGGTTGCGACCGCTGTCGAAAGCATGAAAAAAGGAGCGCTCGATTACCTCATCAAACCGTTCCCCTTCGATGAACTCAAACTGCTTTTGAAGCGCATTGAGGAGACGCGCCATCTGAAGGAGGAAAACGAACGTCTGCGCGACGTCATTCGGCAGAAGTTTTCAATCGAGAACATCGTGGCGGTATCGCGGGCAATGCGCGATGTGCTCGAGCGAGCACGCAAGGTGGCTGCGGCAAACTCCAGCGTCCTGCTTCATGGGGAGAGTGGAACCGGCAAGGAGGTCCTCGCCAAGGCGATCCACCTCATGAGCTCCCGTGCCTCCGGTCCTCTCATCGTGGTGAATTGCGGGGCTGTCCCAGAGTCGCTCATGGAAAGCGAATTTTTCGGGCACGTGAAGGGCTCGTTCACGGGCGCAATCGAAACCCGAAAAGGGATGTTCGAGAGCGCTCACGGCGGAACCATCTTCCTCGATGAAATCGGGGAAGTTCCTCTGCATCTGCAGGTCAAGCTTTTAAGGGTACTGCAAGAGGGTGAAATTCAGCGTGTGGGTGACAGTGTCCCGCGCAAAGTGGACGTTCGAGTGATCGCAGCAACCAATCGAAATCTCGAGGCGGAGGTTGCGGCGGGCCGCTTCCGGCAGGATCTCTACTACCGGCTTAACGTGATCCCGATCTACATTCCGCCTCTGCGTGAGCGACGCGAGGATATTCCCCCCCTGATTGAGCATTTCTTAAGGAAATACGCGCAAGGGGCCTCCCCCAAGCGGCTTTCGCGCGACGCTTTCCAACTCCTAATGCGTTACGATTACCCCGGCAACATCCGCGAACTGGAGAACGCGATCGAACATGCTGTTGTCCTCAGTGAAGGAGAAGAGATCCAGTCGGCCGACCTTCCCATTCAAATTCAGAACGCGTCGCAGGAACGACCTCTGGCGCGTGAAGCTCTCGAACAATGGAAACTGGAAGACCTCGAAAAACAGGCGATCCTTGCAGCGTTAGAGAAGACGCGATATAATTTTACGCGAGCCGCAACGCACCTTGGCATCACGCGGCGAACGCTCGGATACCGGATCAAGAAATACGGTTTAGAAGAGCAGATTTCAGAAAAACTCAAAGAGGTCCGGCGCAGCCGTGCAAACGAATCTTAG
- a CDS encoding Chromate transport protein, whose product MSGQTNIQEVEPEKGDTSSPLSLWQIAKLFAKIGTIGFGGGFAVIALMERECVERRRLLRPEEFIHGVALGQFLGSFAVNTAFFIGYRLRGLAGGLVAITSFLFPSVTLVILLSWIYFRMRTIPQLENLLAAAGPVVIALIVTAALSLGQKTLHSLPRWGIACVAFAVGLWRVSTLTILAVAALLGILLRLGQDASEAEDALPSESSPPQPIRLKTSHKDQQRLSANGVIPLAILGATSPSSLVTMGSLLTCLVVFLKIGFVFFGGGYLLVPLLHEYFVDGYRWLTEREFVDGLAISQLTPGPIAVLATFVGFHTAGAAGAVIATAALYMPATLLMALLSRSYALLNRYSAIRDVLGGVTPAVVGLVAESAVTLAPASGVSLSHPAGIAIAIAALILLLRKVPPALVIACGIGLGVLFPQLVQ is encoded by the coding sequence ATGAGTGGCCAAACCAACATTCAAGAAGTTGAGCCGGAGAAAGGAGATACTTCCTCCCCTCTGTCCCTGTGGCAGATCGCGAAGCTTTTTGCCAAGATTGGGACTATTGGGTTTGGCGGTGGATTCGCAGTCATCGCCCTCATGGAGCGCGAGTGCGTCGAACGACGTCGTCTTCTTCGACCCGAAGAATTCATACACGGCGTGGCCCTCGGGCAATTCTTAGGTTCGTTTGCAGTCAACACAGCATTCTTCATTGGCTACCGACTGCGAGGGCTGGCAGGAGGACTCGTTGCAATTACGTCCTTTTTGTTCCCGTCGGTCACGCTGGTGATCCTACTGTCGTGGATTTACTTTCGCATGCGGACCATACCGCAACTCGAGAACCTCCTGGCTGCTGCTGGCCCGGTCGTGATCGCGCTTATTGTAACAGCAGCGCTTTCCCTCGGGCAGAAAACACTGCACTCACTTCCGCGCTGGGGCATCGCATGTGTGGCATTTGCAGTGGGTTTGTGGAGAGTCTCCACGCTTACCATTCTTGCCGTAGCAGCGCTGTTGGGGATTCTTTTGAGACTCGGTCAGGATGCAAGTGAGGCGGAGGATGCGCTGCCATCCGAATCAAGCCCCCCCCAACCGATACGTTTGAAAACCTCACACAAGGATCAGCAGCGTCTTTCGGCAAATGGCGTGATTCCCCTCGCTATATTAGGCGCGACCTCGCCGAGTTCTCTGGTTACGATGGGATCGCTTCTCACCTGTCTTGTGGTTTTCCTAAAGATAGGTTTCGTTTTTTTTGGCGGCGGATATTTACTTGTGCCCTTGCTCCACGAGTATTTTGTGGATGGCTACCGGTGGCTCACGGAGCGAGAGTTTGTAGACGGACTGGCAATTAGTCAGCTGACACCGGGGCCGATTGCTGTCTTAGCAACCTTTGTGGGGTTCCATACAGCAGGTGCCGCCGGGGCGGTCATTGCCACAGCCGCACTCTATATGCCCGCAACCCTTCTTATGGCACTCTTGTCGCGGTCCTACGCACTCTTAAACCGATATTCGGCAATTCGGGATGTGCTTGGTGGCGTCACACCCGCAGTGGTGGGGCTTGTAGCTGAAAGTGCTGTGACCCTTGCTCCGGCAAGTGGGGTCTCGCTATCTCATCCTGCGGGAATCGCAATTGCTATCGCTGCCCTTATCCTACTGCTCCGCAAAGTTCCTCCCGCCCTCGTCATTGCATGCGGCATTGGGTTAGGCGTATTATTTCCCCAGTTAGTCCAATGA
- a CDS encoding TPR Domain containing protein, whose amino-acid sequence MPKTRRTSQIAQSGQSDNLRVWWIVAGLGLLILLTYGHTLRFGFTNWDDDTNITQNPYIVARPSLTNLLHLWLQPYATLYIPLTYTLFAIEWWLGGGKPVVFHATNLILHFGATIVVFWMIRQLLGAQRSEELQRKPPPISPFAVDFSAAVGAALFAVHPIQVEVASWVTAQKDLLSGLFVLGALALWLARPLEPQAEKPWWSQMPRAWRHDLLPIVCFCAALLAKPSAVVAPLLVLAVPIFLGRRNVSHGLFHLARLVPWFAIATLWTLITARVQPITEELKVATPWPQRLLVAADSLVFYVRHILWPQTLLPVYGRTPTSIAFSWIQLTLAVALLAAIGIVFWRKGIPAVAVAWFAAGIFPTLGFQPFRFQAYSTVADRYAYLSMAGVALGVGYVMLRMSAPAARWRAAQVFAAGVIALCAWWSSHQTRIWASSYTLWTHTVGRGIAQAEVFNNLGNAYLEMGKPQEALAAFRRALECNPNHPETNNNVGNLLLDAGQTTQAITHFERALANRQNYAVGYSNLGNALFAAGRRQEALAAYRRAYELNSRHPDIVMNYALALLKERQFSEALKILEPFVQERPRIGRGWLLYGLAQRGLGNIQSARAALQRAQALDPSLAAQVGQFLSQPNPGR is encoded by the coding sequence ATGCCCAAAACACGCCGTACCTCGCAAATTGCACAATCGGGGCAATCCGACAATCTTCGTGTCTGGTGGATTGTCGCTGGGTTGGGACTCCTCATCCTCCTAACGTATGGACACACTCTACGGTTTGGGTTTACCAATTGGGACGACGACACGAACATTACCCAAAATCCTTATATCGTGGCGCGGCCGTCACTCACCAACCTCCTGCACTTATGGCTTCAGCCCTACGCGACTCTCTATATCCCGCTCACCTACACGCTCTTTGCGATCGAGTGGTGGCTTGGGGGTGGCAAACCGGTGGTTTTTCATGCGACAAATCTGATCCTTCATTTCGGCGCCACAATCGTCGTGTTTTGGATGATCCGCCAATTGCTGGGTGCCCAACGCAGCGAGGAGTTACAGCGAAAGCCGCCGCCAATTTCCCCCTTTGCCGTAGACTTCTCGGCTGCTGTTGGCGCGGCTCTCTTCGCGGTTCATCCAATTCAGGTGGAGGTCGCGAGCTGGGTGACCGCCCAAAAGGATTTGTTGAGTGGTTTGTTTGTGCTGGGGGCTTTGGCTCTTTGGCTTGCGCGACCTTTAGAGCCTCAGGCCGAAAAGCCTTGGTGGTCGCAGATGCCCCGGGCGTGGAGACATGATCTCTTACCCATCGTCTGCTTTTGCGCCGCGCTTCTGGCGAAGCCGTCCGCGGTCGTTGCACCTTTGCTCGTCTTGGCTGTGCCCATCTTTCTTGGACGTCGCAACGTCTCACATGGGCTGTTTCACCTTGCTCGCCTCGTGCCCTGGTTCGCGATTGCGACTCTCTGGACGTTGATTACAGCGAGGGTTCAGCCCATCACGGAAGAGCTCAAAGTGGCCACCCCGTGGCCTCAGCGCTTACTCGTCGCGGCGGATAGCCTCGTGTTCTATGTCCGGCATATCCTGTGGCCTCAGACGTTGTTGCCCGTCTACGGCCGTACACCCACAAGCATCGCCTTCTCGTGGATCCAACTCACGCTTGCGGTCGCTTTGCTGGCCGCGATTGGCATCGTCTTCTGGCGGAAGGGGATCCCTGCGGTGGCCGTGGCATGGTTTGCTGCCGGTATTTTTCCGACATTGGGGTTTCAGCCATTTCGATTTCAGGCGTATTCCACGGTGGCCGATCGATACGCCTATCTTTCGATGGCCGGCGTCGCGTTGGGAGTCGGCTACGTGATGCTGCGAATGAGTGCCCCGGCGGCGCGCTGGCGTGCTGCACAAGTTTTTGCCGCAGGCGTGATCGCTTTATGCGCGTGGTGGAGCTCCCACCAGACGCGGATTTGGGCTTCTTCGTACACGCTGTGGACCCACACGGTGGGCCGTGGGATTGCACAAGCAGAGGTCTTCAACAACCTTGGAAACGCTTACTTGGAGATGGGAAAACCTCAGGAAGCGCTTGCGGCGTTCCGGCGAGCCCTTGAATGCAACCCGAACCATCCGGAGACCAATAATAATGTGGGGAATTTGCTCCTCGATGCGGGGCAAACGACCCAAGCCATCACGCACTTCGAGCGGGCCTTGGCAAACCGACAGAATTATGCTGTCGGCTACAGCAACCTTGGCAATGCGTTGTTTGCCGCAGGTCGCCGCCAGGAAGCACTCGCTGCCTATCGCCGAGCCTACGAGCTGAACTCCCGACACCCTGACATCGTAATGAATTATGCTTTGGCGCTTTTGAAAGAGAGACAGTTCAGCGAGGCGCTCAAAATTCTTGAACCCTTTGTTCAGGAACGCCCTCGAATTGGGCGGGGGTGGTTGCTCTACGGACTGGCCCAGCGCGGATTGGGCAATATCCAGAGCGCACGTGCTGCTTTGCAGCGCGCACAGGCGCTTGACCCATCGCTTGCGGCTCAGGTGGGCCAGTTTCTTTCGCAGCCCAATCCCGGACGGTGA
- a CDS encoding Asparagine synthetase [glutamine-hydrolyzing], whose product MCGIAGCWGEAKASELANSMLDILAHRGPNGRGVWPCGETAAIGSVRLAIRDLSRGSQPIVNETGTHALVANGEIYNLEALRAELGSRGHRFWSHADSEAILHLFEEEDVSGFAQLDGMYACAVATRDRLVLARDPMGIKPLYLAWNGQRGTACCARFASELKALVGSRMPVRPLMPGEVFDSEAGILQPPLAGYAGVAVESAQQEASIELPRLAAKLQSLIEKAVCSHLASDVPVGVLLSGGLDSSVVAAVAAQHIRPLHTFTVACPGAPDFEAARCVADYLGTIHHEWILEPVTIQQALPHIAYHLESCDRFLVRHAIPTWFACALAAQRIGTEMGAKFCALSKLSMDFAPFRVLLVGEGADELFGGYDYWQKLALADPVAARNELDRSLRDLHWTNLQRVDRMSMGHGVECRVPFLQRDVVAFARSLPIEALIGQNPVDGTQISKYLLRLAFESALPPEIIWGKKRQFAEGAGFPDLWDQLLREEKPLIRAHRRRHRHIEFRTDEEALFHFYLYERFGADRALWDNIVRWHELMEGKKSPFTSSFAPRRTFWEAARQFFSRGNGLSQNESIPPPLEKN is encoded by the coding sequence ATGTGCGGAATCGCAGGATGCTGGGGCGAAGCCAAGGCATCGGAATTGGCCAACTCAATGCTCGACATACTGGCTCATCGGGGCCCAAACGGGCGCGGCGTATGGCCCTGTGGCGAAACGGCTGCAATCGGGTCCGTTCGGCTGGCCATTCGCGACCTCTCCCGTGGCAGCCAGCCGATAGTCAACGAGACGGGGACCCATGCCCTCGTGGCAAACGGCGAGATCTACAACTTGGAGGCACTGCGCGCCGAACTGGGATCGCGTGGCCACCGTTTTTGGTCGCATGCGGATTCGGAAGCGATACTGCACCTCTTCGAAGAGGAGGATGTGTCGGGGTTTGCTCAGTTGGACGGAATGTACGCGTGCGCAGTCGCGACTCGCGATCGGCTGGTGCTGGCTCGCGATCCGATGGGCATCAAACCGCTTTACCTTGCGTGGAACGGTCAACGAGGGACGGCCTGCTGTGCCCGTTTTGCAAGCGAGCTAAAGGCATTGGTAGGCTCCCGCATGCCCGTCCGGCCGCTTATGCCGGGCGAAGTTTTCGATTCTGAAGCAGGGATACTCCAGCCACCTCTCGCTGGCTATGCCGGGGTTGCAGTAGAATCTGCCCAGCAAGAGGCCTCAATCGAACTCCCACGATTAGCAGCGAAACTCCAAAGCTTGATCGAGAAGGCCGTGTGCAGCCACCTTGCCAGCGATGTCCCCGTGGGCGTGCTCCTCTCTGGTGGTCTGGATAGCAGTGTCGTTGCCGCAGTGGCGGCGCAACACATCCGCCCCCTCCACACCTTCACGGTGGCTTGCCCCGGGGCTCCCGATTTCGAGGCGGCGCGTTGTGTGGCAGACTACCTCGGCACCATCCACCATGAATGGATTTTGGAACCCGTGACAATTCAACAAGCTCTGCCCCACATAGCCTACCATCTCGAAAGCTGCGACCGCTTTTTGGTCCGTCACGCAATCCCCACCTGGTTTGCCTGCGCTTTGGCTGCTCAACGCATCGGCACCGAAATGGGAGCCAAGTTTTGTGCGTTGAGTAAGCTCTCAATGGACTTTGCACCATTTCGGGTTCTTCTCGTGGGCGAGGGGGCTGACGAGCTGTTCGGAGGCTACGACTACTGGCAAAAGCTCGCACTCGCTGATCCAGTTGCCGCTCGAAATGAACTGGACCGCAGTCTCCGCGATCTCCACTGGACCAACCTTCAGCGCGTAGATCGCATGAGCATGGGGCACGGCGTGGAGTGCCGAGTGCCTTTCCTGCAACGCGACGTTGTTGCCTTTGCTCGGAGCCTCCCCATTGAAGCGCTTATCGGGCAGAATCCGGTAGATGGAACCCAAATCAGCAAATACCTCTTGCGCCTCGCATTCGAGTCAGCACTGCCACCCGAGATCATCTGGGGCAAGAAACGACAGTTTGCGGAGGGGGCGGGATTCCCGGACTTGTGGGACCAGTTACTTCGTGAAGAAAAGCCGCTGATCCGTGCACACCGGCGGCGACACCGCCATATTGAGTTCCGGACTGATGAGGAGGCACTCTTTCACTTCTATCTCTACGAACGGTTCGGTGCGGATCGCGCTCTGTGGGACAACATCGTGCGGTGGCACGAACTGATGGAGGGTAAGAAGTCCCCTTTTACGAGTTCATTCGCTCCCCGCCGCACGTTTTGGGAAGCCGCGCGTCAGTTCTTTAGCCGGGGAAACGGTCTATCGCAGAACGAGAGCATTCCACCCCCACTGGAAAAGAACTGA